In one Neobacillus sp. WH10 genomic region, the following are encoded:
- a CDS encoding PDR/VanB family oxidoreductase produces the protein MRAFGKIKVNVGKIIQETKCVKRFHLYPVDLELLPAFTGGSHIATYVKNDDEIIERNYSLVSHPTDRTQYAIAIRKDDHSRGGSVYWHEKIKVGDCLEISWPKNHFPLAFKAAKHHVFYAAGVGITPFMTMMEELTAEGKSFELHYAARTEEDCAFYDYLKAKYPRKCHFYFSRTENPNKMVPVTMAEHRIGSHVYFCGPASMVKEFREAADSYGYPSRSIHFELFAPTDERPKNPFVVKLANSGHKVEVSEEETLLEALLKAGVEAPYSCKVGGCGSCEIQVVEGEVDHRDHFYKDEERHTKKVILTCCSRAKEPEKELILHL, from the coding sequence ATGAGGGCATTCGGAAAGATAAAAGTAAATGTAGGAAAAATAATACAGGAAACAAAATGTGTAAAGCGCTTCCACTTGTATCCGGTTGATCTAGAATTACTGCCTGCATTTACTGGTGGTTCACATATCGCAACTTATGTAAAAAATGACGACGAGATTATTGAAAGAAATTACTCACTTGTTAGTCATCCAACCGACCGTACTCAATATGCTATTGCCATTCGTAAGGATGACCATTCAAGAGGAGGATCTGTTTATTGGCATGAAAAGATCAAAGTGGGAGATTGTTTAGAAATCAGTTGGCCTAAAAATCATTTCCCACTGGCTTTCAAAGCTGCTAAACATCATGTGTTTTATGCAGCAGGAGTCGGTATTACTCCATTTATGACAATGATGGAAGAATTAACAGCTGAAGGTAAATCATTTGAATTACATTATGCTGCAAGAACGGAAGAAGATTGTGCTTTTTATGATTACTTGAAGGCTAAATATCCTCGAAAATGTCACTTCTATTTCTCGAGAACGGAAAATCCTAATAAAATGGTACCTGTAACAATGGCGGAACATCGGATTGGCTCACATGTGTATTTCTGTGGACCAGCTTCAATGGTGAAAGAATTTAGAGAAGCAGCTGACTCATACGGTTACCCAAGCCGTTCTATTCATTTTGAATTATTTGCTCCAACTGATGAACGACCAAAAAATCCTTTTGTTGTAAAATTAGCGAATAGCGGTCATAAGGTAGAAGTTTCTGAAGAAGAAACGTTATTAGAGGCACTATTAAAAGCTGGGGTAGAAGCACCCTATTCTTGTAAAGTAGGCGGATGCGGAAGCTGCGAAATACAGGTAGTTGAAGGAGAAGTTGATCACCGAGATCACTTCTACAAAGATGAAGAGAGACATACGAAGAAAGTTATTTTAACTTGTTGCTCAAGAGCTAAAGAACCTGAAAAGGAGCTCATTTTACACCTATAA
- a CDS encoding DUF3445 domain-containing protein — MYKSTNLDLFPYPFHNIKEDSNYRYSNDLRKLEKDKQNCVVITPEYEKQIIRKRELLKEQPEVRFQSYPHTMEMQWEVAEMLINMAIERYPEHFLVEKNGNHWTFHNFILNETESFIFGDASSIDLEPLDLIGRHFTTDFVLMVQRDNNLYLEVAQESYAALFSPHWNKGMTFDEIHAPVPFVSRTGVPLTERIRNFLIRNVFPGEPWTRINWNLMANRWDVNYETFDTWGPTRFLVTPENAGKLVRLRVEEQFFYCMPRSNAILFVLNTQFLPLEDLALKPEWLEQTYSILSDIPKPMADYKGFTPFIEPTLEYLKNLVEKRKITN, encoded by the coding sequence GTGTACAAATCTACTAATCTAGATCTATTTCCCTATCCTTTTCACAATATTAAAGAAGATTCCAATTATCGGTATTCCAATGACTTAAGAAAACTTGAAAAGGATAAACAGAATTGTGTTGTAATAACACCAGAATATGAAAAACAAATAATAAGAAAAAGAGAATTACTGAAGGAACAACCTGAAGTAAGGTTCCAATCCTATCCACATACAATGGAAATGCAATGGGAAGTAGCAGAAATGCTGATTAATATGGCGATTGAACGCTATCCGGAGCACTTCCTAGTAGAAAAAAACGGTAATCACTGGACTTTTCATAATTTTATCTTAAATGAAACAGAATCTTTCATATTTGGTGATGCATCAAGCATCGATCTTGAGCCGCTTGATTTAATTGGACGTCATTTCACCACTGACTTTGTATTAATGGTTCAGCGGGATAACAATCTTTATTTGGAAGTTGCTCAAGAATCTTATGCTGCTTTATTTTCGCCTCACTGGAATAAAGGAATGACTTTTGACGAAATTCATGCACCTGTACCATTTGTGTCACGCACAGGTGTACCGCTGACTGAAAGAATTCGAAATTTTTTAATTCGCAATGTTTTCCCAGGTGAGCCTTGGACCAGAATTAACTGGAATTTGATGGCAAATCGTTGGGATGTTAACTATGAAACTTTTGATACATGGGGTCCAACACGCTTTTTAGTCACTCCAGAAAATGCTGGTAAACTAGTAAGACTTCGTGTAGAAGAACAATTTTTCTATTGTATGCCAAGGAGTAATGCGATTTTGTTCGTTTTAAATACGCAATTCCTTCCATTGGAAGATTTGGCATTAAAACCAGAATGGCTTGAGCAAACATACTCTATTCTATCAGATATTCCTAAACCAATGGCTGATTATAAAGGATTTACCCCATTTATTGAACCTACATTAGAATATTTGAAGAACTTAGTTGAAAAAAGAAAAATTACAAACTAA
- a CDS encoding choice-of-anchor J domain-containing protein, with product MKKSKKLLSVLSTTALVGSMLLPSVGSAQVKGYNPNPAVQEIGSDFRSETVEEVLKNNKLNLSGYDVYGEASSDSGQAGAASSVTPGDVGTVKPWVTHNDVTGQYVLTNFTLKGVGTYGEVWVANNLAYPTGDPRNAAGVSVVTNEQVNYLLNQFDTKMYEQEVAFFGAPAERKGEHAANSLGDLYKDESGRVVILIDNIKDDSYYNANYPSYIAGYFSSTISDLTDRNVMTIDSFDWLNRTGPNAAKPFLYEGTFAHEFQHLLHHDSDGAEENFINEGLSDFAQYQVGYGHSKSHVDFFMNNLKNSLTQWGDQSDLQILGDYGAAYLFQLYLYEQFGKEFIQKEFKNQLQGINSINAVLKEMGSKKDFNAVYQDFMIALMLDGKYQGDNKTYNFNSIDLNPNIEAASKLDSFAPAWGTDVKVITPDKKIDHLYFKGLDFLGSNWKTVTDPVKGEVLWGNQGDQADNFLIKELDLTGKTNPILSFDTKYNIEEQWDFGAVQVSTDNGKTWASLTNDHTRDDVVANGYPTIKQNLPGFTGSSNGWTTESFNLSQYTGQKVLVAFRYMTDWGYNEAGWYVSNLKLNGELIDAMKTTKGFMSLEEATKEYVDYQVQFIGYKKGVAKGQDNHVKVIKFPNLLNMSESDKVDLRDMLQSSQYSKVVMMVTYAPAPGKGGRAEYNYDVIMKANKKK from the coding sequence ATGAAAAAATCCAAAAAGCTTTTATCCGTTTTATCTACTACCGCTCTAGTAGGTAGTATGTTACTTCCTTCCGTGGGAAGTGCGCAGGTTAAAGGGTATAACCCAAATCCGGCAGTGCAGGAGATAGGTTCAGACTTTCGCTCTGAAACCGTAGAAGAGGTATTAAAAAATAACAAACTTAATTTAAGTGGGTATGATGTATACGGAGAAGCTTCATCAGACAGTGGACAAGCTGGAGCGGCTTCATCCGTAACTCCGGGCGATGTAGGGACTGTTAAACCGTGGGTTACACATAATGATGTAACTGGACAATATGTACTAACGAATTTTACTCTCAAAGGAGTTGGTACATATGGGGAGGTATGGGTAGCGAATAATCTTGCGTATCCTACAGGAGACCCAAGGAATGCTGCTGGAGTATCTGTCGTTACCAATGAACAAGTAAACTATCTTTTAAATCAATTTGATACAAAAATGTATGAACAAGAGGTTGCCTTTTTTGGCGCCCCTGCTGAAAGAAAGGGAGAACATGCTGCTAATTCTCTTGGTGATTTATATAAGGACGAATCTGGGCGTGTCGTTATCCTAATTGATAACATTAAAGATGATAGTTATTATAATGCGAATTATCCTAGTTATATTGCAGGATATTTTTCATCAACTATAAGTGATTTAACGGACAGAAATGTCATGACAATTGACAGTTTTGATTGGTTAAACCGGACAGGTCCAAATGCTGCGAAACCTTTCCTATACGAGGGGACTTTTGCTCATGAGTTTCAACATTTACTTCACCACGACAGTGATGGTGCAGAAGAAAACTTTATAAACGAGGGATTATCTGATTTTGCTCAATATCAGGTCGGATATGGTCATTCAAAATCACACGTCGACTTCTTTATGAATAACCTCAAGAACTCCTTAACGCAATGGGGAGATCAGTCAGATCTTCAAATACTAGGAGATTATGGGGCTGCTTATCTATTCCAGCTTTATTTATACGAACAATTTGGCAAGGAATTTATTCAGAAAGAATTCAAAAACCAATTACAAGGTATTAATAGTATTAATGCTGTTCTAAAAGAAATGGGTAGCAAAAAAGACTTTAATGCAGTATATCAAGATTTCATGATTGCATTAATGCTAGATGGAAAATACCAAGGAGATAATAAGACATATAATTTTAATTCCATTGACCTTAACCCTAATATAGAGGCAGCATCAAAATTAGACTCTTTTGCACCAGCTTGGGGAACTGATGTAAAAGTGATTACTCCTGACAAGAAGATCGACCATCTATATTTCAAAGGTCTTGATTTCCTCGGTTCGAACTGGAAAACAGTAACTGATCCAGTAAAAGGTGAAGTACTTTGGGGGAATCAAGGGGATCAAGCAGATAATTTCCTGATAAAAGAGCTTGATTTAACAGGAAAAACAAATCCAATCCTATCTTTTGATACAAAATATAATATTGAAGAACAATGGGATTTTGGTGCTGTTCAAGTTTCAACAGATAATGGAAAAACGTGGGCTTCTTTAACGAATGATCACACAAGAGATGATGTGGTCGCCAATGGATATCCAACAATAAAACAAAATTTACCAGGATTTACGGGTAGCTCAAATGGTTGGACAACAGAAAGTTTCAACCTTTCTCAATACACGGGTCAAAAGGTCCTTGTGGCATTCCGCTATATGACAGACTGGGGCTATAATGAAGCAGGATGGTACGTATCAAACCTTAAGCTAAATGGCGAGCTTATTGATGCCATGAAAACGACTAAGGGCTTCATGAGTTTAGAAGAAGCAACAAAGGAATATGTGGATTACCAAGTTCAGTTTATTGGATATAAGAAAGGTGTTGCAAAAGGGCAAGACAATCATGTCAAAGTTATTAAATTCCCTAATCTCCTAAATATGAGTGAAAGTGATAAGGTAGATCTTCGTGATATGCTACAAAGCTCTCAATATTCTAAAGTAGTAATGATGGTTACTTATGCACCTGCTCCTGGCAAGGGTGGACGTGCTGAGTATAATTACGATGTAATTATGAAGGCTAACAAAAAGAAATAA
- a CDS encoding dimethylamine monooxygenase subunit DmmA family protein: MVYNSPVLFEKSETIVEKFTIRWDRRKLLIISAEPKEADIIEQFINDLNGLKEYELIEMKDELQFKNISEVLDRQKMGTQLYISAKWDDAVTIFTAAIDAGFSEDEIQTLISGKKRRYVYCIKCYHLQEVEAEDTDTICYHCQISLQIGPFFSRERKGYIGYPYNPAFVTST, translated from the coding sequence GTGGTATACAACAGCCCGGTTTTATTCGAAAAATCTGAAACAATTGTTGAAAAATTCACAATAAGATGGGATCGAAGAAAATTACTGATTATTTCTGCTGAACCAAAAGAAGCTGACATAATCGAGCAATTTATAAATGATTTAAATGGTCTTAAAGAATATGAACTTATTGAAATGAAAGATGAACTACAATTTAAGAATATTAGCGAAGTATTAGATCGTCAAAAAATGGGAACACAGCTATATATTTCAGCTAAATGGGATGATGCAGTAACGATTTTCACGGCGGCAATTGATGCTGGTTTTTCAGAAGATGAGATTCAAACGCTTATTTCTGGCAAGAAGAGACGGTATGTTTATTGTATCAAATGCTATCATCTACAAGAAGTTGAGGCTGAAGATACGGATACGATTTGTTATCATTGCCAAATCAGCTTGCAAATAGGACCCTTCTTCTCAAGAGAGCGAAAAGGTTATATTGGATATCCTTATAATCCTGCTTTCGTAACATCAACTTAA
- a CDS encoding sigma 54-interacting transcriptional regulator, which yields MILANDQLLQAYQSSFLSIYDEIIVTNLKGNILFRSGKLKNFWSTNSTSLKGRTFTELEEISFFGDPILLLLNRELHSLQLKAWNGSTILISVFISNGNSEDLMLWGLKSISDNLMDSIEITDESDTTHTPSMVVHSQKMKDVLNTIEMVSKVSTTVLLLGESGVGKEMFAKTIHQLGNRRSKPFIAVNCGAIPVNLLESELFGYVGGAFSGANKNGAPGKFELANEGIIFLDEIAELPLNLQVKLLRILQEKEVTPLGSSKRIHIDVQIIAATNQSLEKMVIDGRFREDLYYRLNVVPIEIPSLRERVEEIPYLIYHFIAKYNTLYKRNINILPDAIDLLCIYDWPGNVRQLENTIERIVVTSRELNVDSSLVYNYIPWKKDVIKEPPIIDHIMPLQEAVDMIEEQLIKMAMDKYKSVKLAAKVLDISQPTMSRKYKKIREKIQHETLSPSNKRNILEQHLNKQLRSMAIFTSAVILPEEISELVNHRVSLSSPTFNKVQKKLTKIREQEGIIEWVYIFKALDNNKMLTIVADEDFVIPAGNLYEGPPEMMEVAFEAMNGKAGVTPLYKDIYGEWKTSFAPLMDHNGKVVAIIGLDHSRSYIETELKKIENMLKV from the coding sequence ATGATTTTGGCTAATGATCAACTACTTCAAGCATATCAGTCTAGTTTTCTCTCTATTTACGATGAAATTATTGTAACGAATTTAAAAGGAAATATTTTATTTCGAAGTGGAAAACTGAAAAATTTTTGGTCAACAAACTCTACCTCACTTAAAGGAAGAACATTTACTGAATTAGAGGAAATTTCATTCTTTGGAGATCCCATTTTACTATTATTAAATAGAGAGTTACACTCTCTTCAATTAAAGGCTTGGAATGGCAGTACTATTCTAATATCCGTGTTTATATCTAATGGTAATAGTGAAGATTTAATGTTATGGGGATTAAAAAGTATTTCCGATAATTTAATGGATTCAATTGAAATAACCGATGAGTCGGATACAACACACACTCCTTCAATGGTCGTCCATAGTCAAAAAATGAAAGATGTACTTAACACAATAGAAATGGTTTCAAAAGTTTCAACAACAGTTCTTTTATTAGGGGAATCTGGTGTAGGAAAAGAAATGTTTGCTAAAACGATTCATCAATTAGGAAATAGAAGGTCTAAACCTTTTATTGCAGTTAACTGTGGTGCAATTCCGGTAAATTTATTAGAAAGTGAATTATTTGGTTATGTCGGTGGAGCATTTAGTGGTGCAAACAAAAATGGTGCTCCCGGAAAATTTGAACTAGCAAATGAGGGGATTATTTTCCTCGATGAAATTGCAGAATTGCCACTGAACTTGCAGGTAAAGTTACTTCGAATTTTACAGGAAAAAGAAGTCACCCCTTTAGGTAGTTCAAAACGGATTCATATTGATGTCCAAATTATAGCTGCAACGAATCAATCATTAGAAAAAATGGTCATAGATGGACGATTTAGAGAAGACTTATATTATCGTTTAAATGTAGTACCAATTGAAATCCCTTCGTTACGGGAAAGAGTAGAAGAGATCCCGTACTTAATCTATCACTTCATAGCAAAGTATAATACTTTATATAAAAGAAACATCAATATTTTACCAGATGCTATTGATTTATTGTGTATTTACGATTGGCCGGGAAATGTTCGGCAATTAGAGAATACGATTGAAAGAATAGTTGTGACTAGTAGAGAATTGAACGTAGACTCAAGCTTAGTTTACAATTACATTCCTTGGAAAAAGGATGTTATCAAGGAACCTCCTATTATTGATCACATTATGCCGCTGCAAGAAGCAGTTGATATGATTGAAGAACAGTTAATTAAAATGGCAATGGATAAATATAAATCGGTTAAACTTGCAGCAAAAGTACTTGATATTAGTCAACCTACAATGAGTAGAAAATATAAAAAAATTCGTGAGAAAATTCAACACGAAACTCTCTCTCCTTCAAATAAAAGAAACATACTGGAGCAACATCTAAATAAACAATTACGATCAATGGCTATTTTTACATCCGCTGTCATTCTTCCAGAAGAAATCTCTGAATTAGTGAATCATCGTGTTTCACTATCCAGCCCAACTTTTAACAAGGTTCAGAAAAAATTAACGAAAATACGAGAACAAGAAGGAATCATTGAGTGGGTCTACATTTTTAAAGCTTTAGATAATAATAAAATGCTGACTATTGTAGCCGATGAAGATTTTGTGATTCCAGCTGGAAATTTATATGAAGGTCCGCCTGAAATGATGGAAGTAGCATTTGAGGCAATGAATGGAAAAGCAGGAGTAACCCCTTTATATAAAGATATTTACGGGGAATGGAAAACAAGTTTTGCTCCCTTAATGGATCATAACGGAAAAGTTGTGGCCATTATTGGGCTTGATCATAGTAGATCTTATATCGAAACAGAGTTAAAGAAAATAGAGAATATGTTAAAAGTGTAG
- a CDS encoding AI-2E family transporter, translated as MRKSKIQFWLIQILLILTIIFVSTKITFMFRPIGIFFTTIFFPILITGFFYFLLNPVVNFLERKKLPRIVAILVIYIGFAGLLVLGIGSIVPAVSKQATDLANNLPVYAHETTEFLTNVVKSSEFKSFRHEQSEIIDTVQHRLMEYANTLPNKLTKGLMGFFGMITNIAIILVTVPFLLFYMFKDGHKFPKAVSNFIPTGYRDEGLKILKETGETLSAYIQGQVMVALAVGTLSFIGYVIIDMPYALILALIVAFTNIIPYVGPIIGGTPAVLVAVFDSPTKALLVIVVILVAQQIEGNFLSPLILGKTLDTHPATIIIILLVAGNLAGVLGMVLAVPTYAVSKVIVLNLVRFLRARKAAKNIVEGT; from the coding sequence GTGAGAAAATCTAAAATACAATTTTGGCTGATTCAAATTTTACTTATTTTAACGATTATTTTCGTTTCAACAAAAATCACATTTATGTTTAGGCCTATAGGAATCTTTTTCACAACTATTTTCTTTCCAATCCTAATAACAGGGTTCTTCTATTTTCTTTTAAATCCTGTGGTGAATTTTCTCGAACGCAAAAAGCTTCCCAGGATAGTGGCCATACTTGTTATATATATTGGGTTTGCCGGGCTTCTTGTGTTGGGAATAGGCAGCATCGTTCCAGCTGTGTCAAAACAGGCAACTGATCTTGCCAATAATTTACCGGTCTATGCCCATGAGACTACCGAATTTTTAACAAATGTGGTCAAGTCATCTGAGTTTAAAAGCTTTAGGCATGAGCAGAGTGAAATTATCGACACGGTGCAACATCGGTTAATGGAGTATGCAAATACACTGCCAAATAAACTGACGAAAGGACTTATGGGTTTTTTTGGCATGATCACCAATATAGCTATTATTCTTGTGACTGTACCATTTTTATTATTTTACATGTTTAAGGACGGTCATAAATTTCCAAAAGCCGTTTCAAATTTTATACCGACCGGTTACAGAGATGAGGGTCTAAAAATTTTAAAAGAAACAGGGGAGACATTGTCAGCCTACATCCAAGGGCAGGTTATGGTCGCCTTGGCAGTCGGAACCTTGTCTTTTATTGGATATGTAATCATTGACATGCCTTATGCGTTAATCTTAGCGCTTATTGTAGCCTTCACCAATATTATCCCTTATGTTGGACCAATCATTGGGGGTACGCCCGCTGTGCTTGTGGCTGTATTTGATTCACCAACGAAAGCTTTATTGGTAATAGTCGTCATCCTGGTTGCCCAGCAAATAGAAGGGAACTTCCTGTCACCGTTGATATTAGGAAAAACATTGGATACGCACCCAGCAACAATCATCATTATTCTATTGGTTGCAGGAAACCTGGCAGGCGTACTTGGAATGGTCTTGGCTGTTCCGACATATGCTGTTTCAAAAGTAATTGTTTTGAACTTAGTCCGATTTTTGAGAGCGAGAAAAGCGGCGAAAAATATAGTAGAAGGAACTTGA
- a CDS encoding amino acid permease, whose protein sequence is MQENLNNNISGPGSEHHDSDAAQLAALGYESEFRRDMSPWANFSLGFTYLSPVVGVYTLFAYALAQGGPPMIWSLVICGFGQLLVALVFSEIVAQFPVAGGVYPWARRLWGRKWAWMTGWVYLMALLVTIASVVYGAGPFLAQVLGFEVSVDSTILCAVILLVLSTIINFLGTKVLAVAAVIGFTAEIIGALAVGFWLLITQRHHGLGVLFDSFDAQGSHSFLYAFAAAGLIGAFLYYGFEACGDVAEEVPNPGVLIPKAMRRTIYIGGAAATFVCLSLVLSVADIPAVISGKDVTPVDTLLNKAFGTVGAKIVLGIVLISFLSCAISLQAAASRLAYSYGRDDMIIGSRLLKKFSVARHIPPYALLLAAIVPGIIVLGSKVSTDALTKVVSFASFGIYVGFQMVVLAALRARLKGWKPSGKYQLGKWGLPVNIGALVYGIIAMINMCWPRTPDAPWYDNYIVLASGVVVIVVGILYMMIHRSYGHSNMPYNDAIPKKYLSHQNKVNDMSM, encoded by the coding sequence ATGCAAGAAAATCTGAACAATAATATTAGCGGACCTGGGTCAGAACATCATGATAGTGATGCTGCACAACTGGCAGCACTTGGATATGAATCTGAATTTCGCCGCGACATGAGCCCGTGGGCAAACTTTTCGCTTGGGTTCACTTATCTTTCTCCTGTAGTAGGTGTGTACACACTATTTGCTTACGCGCTTGCGCAAGGTGGCCCACCTATGATTTGGAGTCTTGTCATCTGTGGATTCGGACAGTTATTAGTGGCACTTGTCTTTAGTGAGATTGTTGCACAATTCCCTGTTGCAGGAGGAGTATATCCTTGGGCACGAAGATTATGGGGGCGCAAGTGGGCATGGATGACTGGCTGGGTTTACTTAATGGCTTTGCTTGTGACGATTGCCAGTGTTGTATACGGAGCTGGACCTTTTCTAGCACAAGTTTTGGGTTTTGAAGTATCGGTGGATTCAACGATTCTTTGTGCAGTAATCTTGCTTGTACTATCGACTATCATCAATTTTCTTGGCACGAAGGTTCTTGCAGTTGCAGCAGTTATTGGTTTTACTGCTGAAATTATCGGTGCGCTTGCTGTTGGTTTTTGGTTGCTTATCACACAAAGGCACCACGGTCTTGGTGTGCTCTTTGATTCTTTTGATGCTCAAGGTAGTCATAGTTTCTTGTATGCATTTGCAGCAGCTGGATTAATTGGAGCTTTTTTATATTATGGGTTCGAAGCTTGTGGTGATGTTGCTGAAGAAGTACCGAATCCAGGCGTTCTTATCCCAAAGGCAATGCGTCGGACGATTTACATTGGTGGTGCTGCAGCAACTTTTGTTTGCCTTTCTTTAGTACTTTCAGTTGCTGATATCCCAGCAGTTATTTCAGGTAAGGACGTAACGCCTGTTGATACACTGCTGAACAAGGCTTTTGGTACTGTTGGCGCGAAGATTGTACTGGGTATTGTGTTAATTTCTTTCCTTTCGTGTGCAATAAGTTTACAGGCGGCAGCAAGTAGACTCGCCTATTCGTATGGACGTGATGACATGATTATAGGAAGCCGATTGTTAAAGAAATTTTCGGTTGCCCGTCACATTCCACCTTATGCGTTGCTTCTTGCAGCTATTGTCCCTGGTATCATTGTGTTGGGATCAAAAGTGTCTACAGATGCGCTTACAAAGGTAGTCAGTTTTGCATCATTTGGCATTTATGTTGGATTCCAAATGGTTGTTCTAGCTGCACTTCGAGCTAGACTAAAAGGATGGAAGCCAAGTGGTAAGTATCAATTGGGCAAGTGGGGGCTACCTGTCAATATTGGTGCACTTGTCTACGGAATAATCGCAATGATTAACATGTGTTGGCCAAGAACGCCAGATGCACCTTGGTATGATAACTATATCGTGCTCGCTTCAGGAGTTGTAGTTATTGTTGTTGGTATACTGTATATGATGATTCATCGCAGCTACGGGCATAGCAATATGCCGTATAATGATGCAATACCGAAAAAATATCTCTCTCATCAAAACAAGGTTAATGACATGTCAATGTAG
- a CDS encoding sigma 54-interacting transcriptional regulator, with product MTQLSEIQVIAQQVAEAISAALKIEAEIVDETMTVVAGTGKLKSRINTKEEGGVKEAGFLYGRVLTNNREYVIENARMDLTYDPSVLQGETEEIAEICCPIRFQGRAIGVIGLIALNQEQHLNLIEHQDQMLKFLYRMAELLASKISEMAMMKQWKVMTEKLQTIIESIHEGIIAIDERGILTHCNHTAELLLKSSKGKLIGQPLETILPGTPMLNVLKTGTGYVEKEEMYPLNNDQMHFIVTAKPIKLMDKVSGVVSSFRGISDARRLVYSLTNHHEFFFLSEIKGESDRLKIVKEQARHVANSDSNILITGESGTGKGLFARAIHFSSNRKSGPFISVNCGAIPESLLESELFGYTKGAFTGANRNGKIGKFEMADNGTILLDEIGDMPLHLQVKLLHVIQNKEIERVGSVSPIPVNIRVIAATNKNLEEMVAERTFRSDLFFRLNVIPLQIPPLRERKSDIPILMEHFLKEHMQKLGKMIHSFSPEVVDIFKNYHWPGNVRELENAVEYAVNMSSEKVLHLENIPRRMIQTEQKNMGSSTLKERLLYHEGEIIREMLNRYGSTVEDKKRIAAELNISLATLYRKIEENKFLNFEKNF from the coding sequence GTGACTCAGTTATCAGAAATACAGGTCATTGCTCAGCAAGTAGCGGAGGCAATTTCTGCGGCATTAAAAATTGAGGCGGAAATCGTTGATGAGACAATGACGGTTGTTGCTGGAACAGGGAAATTGAAAAGCAGAATTAATACAAAAGAAGAGGGGGGTGTGAAAGAAGCAGGATTTTTATACGGGAGAGTCCTGACAAACAATCGGGAATATGTTATAGAAAACGCGCGAATGGATCTCACCTATGACCCTTCTGTTTTACAGGGTGAAACAGAAGAGATTGCGGAGATTTGTTGTCCGATTCGATTTCAAGGGAGAGCAATCGGGGTAATCGGATTAATTGCACTTAATCAAGAGCAGCATTTGAATTTAATTGAACATCAAGATCAAATGTTGAAATTTCTATATCGTATGGCTGAATTGCTAGCTTCAAAGATTTCAGAAATGGCGATGATGAAACAATGGAAAGTTATGACAGAGAAATTACAAACCATCATTGAATCGATTCATGAAGGAATTATTGCCATAGATGAGCGTGGAATACTGACACACTGTAATCACACAGCTGAATTACTATTAAAGAGTTCAAAAGGCAAACTAATTGGACAACCTCTAGAAACCATTTTACCTGGGACACCCATGTTGAATGTATTGAAGACAGGTACAGGATATGTCGAAAAAGAAGAGATGTACCCTTTAAATAACGACCAAATGCATTTTATCGTAACAGCCAAACCAATTAAATTAATGGATAAGGTCAGTGGCGTCGTCTCCTCTTTTCGAGGTATTTCCGATGCTAGGAGGTTGGTTTACTCCCTAACAAACCATCATGAATTTTTCTTCCTATCAGAAATAAAGGGGGAAAGTGATCGCTTAAAAATAGTAAAGGAACAGGCACGACATGTTGCAAATAGTGATTCGAATATTTTAATAACTGGTGAAAGCGGTACAGGAAAAGGACTATTCGCACGAGCCATTCACTTTTCAAGTAATCGTAAGTCTGGTCCATTTATTTCTGTCAATTGTGGGGCAATTCCTGAATCGTTGCTAGAAAGTGAGTTGTTCGGCTATACGAAAGGGGCGTTTACCGGTGCAAATCGGAATGGAAAAATAGGTAAATTTGAAATGGCAGATAACGGTACAATCTTACTTGATGAGATTGGAGATATGCCCTTACATCTTCAAGTGAAGTTATTACATGTGATCCAAAATAAAGAAATCGAAAGGGTCGGAAGTGTAAGTCCTATTCCTGTTAATATCAGAGTGATTGCTGCGACGAACAAAAATCTAGAGGAAATGGTAGCTGAACGAACCTTTCGCTCTGATTTGTTTTTTCGCTTAAATGTTATTCCGCTTCAAATTCCTCCTCTCAGAGAACGAAAATCAGACATTCCGATCTTAATGGAACACTTCTTAAAAGAACATATGCAAAAGCTGGGTAAAATGATCCATTCTTTTTCACCTGAGGTTGTAGACATTTTTAAAAATTATCATTGGCCAGGTAATGTGCGTGAACTGGAAAATGCAGTTGAATATGCAGTTAATATGTCGAGTGAGAAAGTACTACATCTAGAAAACATTCCTAGACGCATGATTCAAACTGAACAGAAAAATATGGGGTCGTCAACTTTAAAAGAAAGACTTCTTTACCATGAAGGCGAAATAATAAGAGAGATGTTAAATCGATATGGCAGTACAGTTGAAGATAAAAAACGAATTGCTGCTGAATTAAATATTAGTTTGGCAACGCTTTATAGAAAAATTGAAGAAAACAAGTTTCTCAATTTCGAGAAAAATTTCTGA